Genomic window (Shewanella psychropiezotolerans):
CGGGAAACAAAGAGCAGCTTCCACCACTGTCACTGTCTATCGAGCAGGTGATAGATAGATTGCTGTATGCAGCATATGCGTGAACTACCGCATTGAGTGTGCTCTTGCCTGTACCGTCATCACTCAGCGCCGCTCCTGTAGTACAGGATTCGTCCGAATTAGAGGAATAGCTGCCGCATTCATTGACACTGCTGCTGGGGTTAGTTTCAGCTTCATTGTTGAAGCGCAGATAGAGGTCGGCATCGCCATTCTCACCGGAAGTGGTACAGATGACAGTTTGGTCATCACTCACATTAGGTAGGAGGTAATTCTGAATATTCCCTGTACTGGCGTCTTGGCCACTCATCAGTTCGTTATCTGTTAATGAGATAGTTGGATTTGGCTGAGGTGGCTCATAAGTAGGTACGCCTACCGCATCCCAAGCCTCATGAACGGCCTGCTCATGAGCTGCACTGGTAGCAGATTGTGCCGTACAGTATCTGGCTGTGGCAAAGTCAGAGCTCGGTGTTAAACAGGCTGTATTGGCAGCATAGAAGATATCTGCTGCGGCGGCGAAGCCTATTCCTGTTACTAAGATAGCAGGTATTCCTGGCTCCCCGCTACGCGGGTGATGACCACCTTCAACCAAGAGCACGAACGCCAAATTGGCAATCCCAGAGTTCCAATGTACACCGCCATTATCTGAGCTGCCAGTATAGCGTGTGGGATAATAGTCATAATCTCCCATCGCGGCGGGATCTGCCATATTTCGTAGGGCATCACCCGATGTACCTGGAGTATAGATATCTTCACCTAATAGCCAGATATCAGCCCCCATAGCGCCTTCCTGTCGGTCGACCATAGCGCCGAAGATATCTGACCATGCTTCGTTTAGCGCCCCAGACTCGTTTTGGTAGATAAGGCCTGACGAACGTTCGGTTACACCGTGGGTGAGCTCATGGGCGACAACGTCGGCATCTTGTGACATCGGGATGAAATTCACGCCATCGCCATCACCATAGGTCATCTGGCTGCCATCCCAGAAGGCGTTGTTATAGTTACGGCCGTAATGCACTCGGGATATGAGGGTCATGCCTGCATTATCGATGGAGTCACGACCATGATTATTCCAATAGTAGTTATAGGTGGCTATGGCGTAGTTATGGGCGAAGTCGATAGCAAGGTCGTCAGTATCGATTTCAATCGAACTAGTGGAAATAGTCCTACAGCGCCTGGTCTTCTGTTTACAATCCTGAGTATCGAGGAAGAGCGCATACATGATCTGCGGATGTCTGGCGGCAACTTTACCTGTGCTTGTGTCGATAAAGACAATATCACGCTGAGGCCCCTCTTCATTGACATATTCGAAGGTGGCTTTCCAGGCCAGATGGCCGTTACCGTCGCTACCTAGCACATAGCTGAGCTCAGGTTTGCCGCTTCGAGTACCCTTTAAGTCGCTCAGACCAAAGGCTTCTACAGCACTTAAGTCAGGATTTAGGGGCAGATCACCGCCGGGAACAAAGTCACCATTGACCGAATAAACCGAACCATTGATATCGGCGTGGAGTACCATGCCTGCCCCCGCAACTGGCAGGCCATTGAGCTTCTGCTCGAAGCGTATATGATGGCCGCCGACTTTATCTTCGATGACCTTAGTGACAGTGATCTCTTCGCTTCCATCGGCGCCAAATTTGTCGCTCAAGACAAGTTGGAGTGCGCTCTTGGCTGAAGCGTGCAATGTTGCCTTCGAAGATGCGTTGACGCTGCCTAAGTCTCCGCTGGCAACTGTGGGTCTGTTGGCTTTACCTTGGTCGGTTACTTCGTCTTGAGCGTCGGCAGATGAGGTGAGCATAGCTGCAAACATTGCACACAATATCAGCATGACAGACGAGTTGAGTCGAGTGGACATGAACCTTTCTCCTTCCTGAGCGACAGAAGTGGGTGCATGTATGGCAATTGTATCTACATATCAGCAGTAGATGAATAGGAGCCTAGGCTATGTCGCTAACAGGACTACCCATAGTCCGAGGCTTAACTTTAAGTATAGTCAAATAGGCAGGCCTCCCTTCATTTATTCTCACTTTAGGAAGGGGGGTATGCGTGATCCGGATGTTTTCACCTCGCTGTTTTAAAAGGGAATATGCTGTGGTTGGTGACGTGAGTAGAGACTGGTTCCAACTTTTTGTTTTCTATTAAGATGGGAACAGATTGCCTTGATTAAGATCATACAGCGCGATACAAGCATCGACCACACAAGGTTCATATAGAGTCCCTCGGTTTTTACTGATCTCTTCGATGGCTTTATCTTGTCCTAATGCCTGACGGTAGGCACGAGAGTGACTGATAGATTCAACCACATCGGCAACGGCAATTACCTTAGATTCAAAATGAATTTGATCTCCTGTCAAGCCATCAGGGTAGCCAGAACCATCCAAGCGTTCGTGATGTTGCCGGATTATACTGGCTACTGGCCATTCAAAATCGACCCCTAGAAAAATCTCTTCTCCAATTGCCGGGTGTACCTTAATTAAGTCGAACTCCTCTTTTCTCAGTTTTCCAGTTTTTGAAAGTATGGAGCTGGGAACACCTAACTTACCAATATCATGCAGCAAGGCTGAGATTCTTATGCACTCTACTTGATTGCTCGGTAGCTCAAGGTGTTGGGCTATTCGGCGAGCGAGAGCCGAGACCTTCTTTTGATGGGTTGCAGTGTAATGATCTCGCGCTGCTGCGGCTGCAGAAATCGCTGCGACAAGTTGATGAAGTCCGTGTTTGTCCATTTAGCTAAATCCTTTTTACTAAATTATATCTATATTAACATAGCACTAATTTCACATGCTTTGCATGCCGATGTTGGTCTGACAAGAAAAGATCAACAACTGGTAAGGCTTGCCTCATTTCTATGCAGAACAACTATAATTTGCATTAATAGGTCCTTTTAATGTGGCGCTTGTTTAATGATGAAGTGTCGGATGATAGATAACACGAGTAGGTAGTGATGATGACAGTACTCAAGATCAAAAATGTGGGTAAAGGCTTAGGGTTGGAGTTACCACAAGATGTGGTAGAGCGGCTCCATCTTGATGCCG
Coding sequences:
- a CDS encoding M4 family metallopeptidase, whose amino-acid sequence is MSTRLNSSVMLILCAMFAAMLTSSADAQDEVTDQGKANRPTVASGDLGSVNASSKATLHASAKSALQLVLSDKFGADGSEEITVTKVIEDKVGGHHIRFEQKLNGLPVAGAGMVLHADINGSVYSVNGDFVPGGDLPLNPDLSAVEAFGLSDLKGTRSGKPELSYVLGSDGNGHLAWKATFEYVNEEGPQRDIVFIDTSTGKVAARHPQIMYALFLDTQDCKQKTRRCRTISTSSIEIDTDDLAIDFAHNYAIATYNYYWNNHGRDSIDNAGMTLISRVHYGRNYNNAFWDGSQMTYGDGDGVNFIPMSQDADVVAHELTHGVTERSSGLIYQNESGALNEAWSDIFGAMVDRQEGAMGADIWLLGEDIYTPGTSGDALRNMADPAAMGDYDYYPTRYTGSSDNGGVHWNSGIANLAFVLLVEGGHHPRSGEPGIPAILVTGIGFAAAADIFYAANTACLTPSSDFATARYCTAQSATSAAHEQAVHEAWDAVGVPTYEPPQPNPTISLTDNELMSGQDASTGNIQNYLLPNVSDDQTVICTTSGENGDADLYLRFNNEAETNPSSSVNECGSYSSNSDESCTTGAALSDDGTGKSTLNAVVHAYAAYSNLSITCSIDSDSGGSCSLFPVGSSCRLGSECCSGKCKGGPNSKTCK
- a CDS encoding HD-GYP domain-containing protein, with the protein product MDKHGLHQLVAAISAAAAARDHYTATHQKKVSALARRIAQHLELPSNQVECIRISALLHDIGKLGVPSSILSKTGKLRKEEFDLIKVHPAIGEEIFLGVDFEWPVASIIRQHHERLDGSGYPDGLTGDQIHFESKVIAVADVVESISHSRAYRQALGQDKAIEEISKNRGTLYEPCVVDACIALYDLNQGNLFPS